The following proteins are co-located in the Streptomyces bottropensis ATCC 25435 genome:
- a CDS encoding DUF4177 domain-containing protein, producing MTKWEYSTVPLLVHATKQILDTWGEDGWELVQVVPGPNNPEQLVAYLKRPKP from the coding sequence ATGACCAAGTGGGAATACTCAACCGTGCCGCTGCTCGTCCACGCCACGAAGCAGATTCTGGACACCTGGGGCGAGGACGGCTGGGAGCTCGTCCAGGTCGTGCCCGGGCCGAACAACCCCGAGCAGCTCGTGGCCTACCTGAAGCGGCCCAAGCCGTGA
- a CDS encoding RidA family protein, which produces MSAVEARLAELGLRLPEVVPPLAAYQPAVRSGVYVYTAGQLPMVDGKLPVTGKVGAEVTAEEAKELARTCALNALAAVKSVAGDLDLVARVVKVVGFVASASDFTGQPAVLNGASELLGAVFGDRGVHARSAVGVAVLPLDAPVEVELQVELTVA; this is translated from the coding sequence GTGAGCGCCGTCGAGGCCAGGCTCGCGGAGCTGGGGCTGCGGCTGCCCGAGGTCGTCCCGCCGCTCGCCGCGTACCAGCCGGCGGTCCGGTCCGGCGTGTACGTGTACACCGCCGGGCAGCTCCCCATGGTGGACGGCAAGCTGCCCGTCACCGGCAAGGTCGGCGCCGAGGTCACCGCCGAGGAGGCCAAGGAACTCGCCCGCACCTGCGCGCTGAACGCCCTCGCCGCCGTGAAGTCCGTGGCGGGCGACCTGGACCTGGTCGCGCGCGTGGTCAAGGTCGTCGGCTTCGTGGCCTCGGCCTCCGACTTCACCGGCCAGCCCGCCGTGCTGAACGGCGCGAGCGAACTCCTGGGCGCCGTCTTCGGCGACCGGGGCGTCCACGCGCGCAGCGCGGTCGGCGTGGCGGTGCTCCCGCTGGACGCGCCGGTCGAGGTGGAACTCCAGGTGGAGCTCACCGTCGCCTAG